A single Phytohabitans houttuyneae DNA region contains:
- a CDS encoding NUDIX domain-containing protein, which translates to MRWTVHGESDLYRDQWVHVATADVELPGGRHLDHRIIRTSAPGAGIVVVDGDRVLLMWRHRFITDTYGWEIPHGSIRQGEKPADAAAREAEEETGWRPLPPIRPFVYTQPSPGLMTSEHHIFRSDSATYIGPPKDAFESDKIEWIPFDEIRPLIDKQHIVAGTTLVALLYLLINR; encoded by the coding sequence ATGCGCTGGACCGTACACGGCGAAAGCGACCTTTACCGCGACCAATGGGTCCACGTCGCGACCGCCGACGTCGAGCTACCCGGCGGGCGGCACCTCGACCACCGGATCATCCGCACCTCTGCCCCAGGAGCTGGCATCGTGGTCGTCGACGGCGACCGTGTGCTGCTGATGTGGCGACACCGATTCATCACCGACACCTACGGCTGGGAAATCCCGCACGGCAGCATCAGGCAGGGCGAGAAGCCCGCCGACGCAGCTGCCCGCGAGGCGGAAGAAGAGACCGGCTGGCGGCCTTTGCCACCCATCCGCCCTTTTGTCTACACCCAACCGTCACCCGGCCTGATGACCTCCGAGCACCACATCTTCCGCTCCGACTCGGCAACCTACATCGGCCCACCCAAAGACGCCTTCGAAAGTGACAAGATCGAGTGGATCCCATTCGACGAAATCCGGCCCCTAATCGATAAACAACACATCGTGGCGGGCACCACCCTCGTCGCCTTGCTCTACCTCCTCATAAACCGGTAG
- a CDS encoding transcriptional regulator: protein MGEANVLVEALLTRAGISHAGLAKQLNIRGADLRLRYDHASVARWVRDHAIPRDPVPEMICALIGERLGIDITLADIGMLRGGGASDRQSSLTGAIDRAAALWHGDVRGRTPTTLLTGAKAAAPIWEWENPPDDDHIARLGEHRLDPVDVAMLRRARGHYQEMYRRVGGMPVRARITALLAERAAPLLRAAYDDDLGRQLYRAVGGLAALAGVCAYDANQQPLSQRHLFTALRLAKASGDRQFGAYIVALLANQALYLDQRRLVVQYAESALRAGGPSLNPALATDLHALAGKSYARMGDAHACRPHLRKSESIAAKLNQRHDQDEVSYVHPGLVETQVAEALRRLGDLSAAQTYAEESVRTAGATHLRGQVHRNAGLALILAARGDLDRSVHVAGHMLDRADGMESGRIHDRIQHVTRVLRPHAAESNVAAFIERADDHLHLKGI, encoded by the coding sequence GTGGGCGAGGCCAACGTGCTGGTAGAGGCGCTACTGACCCGCGCCGGCATCTCCCACGCCGGACTTGCCAAACAGCTCAACATCCGTGGCGCGGATCTGCGGCTGCGCTACGACCACGCCTCGGTCGCCCGCTGGGTCCGCGACCACGCCATCCCCCGCGACCCAGTCCCCGAGATGATCTGCGCCCTCATCGGCGAGCGGCTCGGCATCGATATCACGCTGGCCGACATCGGCATGCTGCGCGGCGGCGGCGCCTCCGACCGGCAGTCCTCATTGACTGGTGCCATCGACCGCGCCGCCGCGCTTTGGCACGGCGACGTCCGCGGCCGCACCCCAACCACGCTGCTCACCGGCGCCAAGGCCGCAGCCCCGATCTGGGAATGGGAGAACCCACCCGACGACGACCACATCGCCCGCCTCGGCGAACACCGCCTCGACCCGGTCGACGTCGCCATGCTGCGCCGTGCCCGTGGCCACTACCAGGAGATGTACCGCCGGGTCGGCGGCATGCCCGTCCGCGCCCGGATCACCGCCTTGCTCGCCGAACGCGCCGCGCCGCTGCTCCGCGCCGCCTACGACGACGATCTGGGCCGCCAGTTGTACCGGGCGGTCGGCGGGCTGGCCGCGCTCGCTGGCGTATGCGCCTACGACGCCAACCAGCAACCCCTCTCCCAGCGCCACCTGTTCACCGCCCTGCGCCTGGCTAAAGCGTCCGGTGACCGCCAGTTCGGCGCCTACATCGTGGCGCTGCTCGCCAACCAAGCGCTCTACCTCGACCAACGCCGCCTCGTCGTCCAATACGCCGAAAGCGCCCTACGCGCCGGCGGACCAAGCCTCAACCCCGCCCTGGCCACGGACCTACACGCGCTCGCCGGCAAGTCGTACGCGCGGATGGGCGATGCGCACGCCTGCCGTCCGCACCTGCGCAAGTCGGAATCCATCGCGGCCAAGCTCAACCAACGCCATGATCAGGACGAGGTCTCGTACGTCCACCCTGGACTGGTCGAAACCCAGGTCGCAGAAGCGTTGCGCCGTCTTGGTGACCTGAGCGCCGCACAGACCTACGCCGAGGAATCGGTTCGCACGGCTGGCGCCACCCACCTACGCGGCCAGGTGCACCGCAATGCCGGCCTCGCGCTCATCCTCGCCGCCCGCGGCGACCTCGACCGAAGTGTCCACGTCGCCGGTCACATGCTCGACCGCGCCGACGGCATGGAATCCGGCCGAATCCACGACCGGATCCAGCATGTAACCCGTGTCCTGCGCCCGCATGCCGCCGAGTCCAACGTCGCAGCGTTCATCGAACGGGCCGACGACCACCTGCACCTGAAAGGAATCTGA